One Anaerobacillus alkaliphilus DNA window includes the following coding sequences:
- a CDS encoding DUF5325 family protein — protein sequence MKKDQITFLLLSILTTCAIIGVGISISLQSILVFSLSILTATICCGFGFSLRKKLRSQSN from the coding sequence TTGAAAAAAGACCAAATTACCTTTTTATTATTATCTATTTTAACAACCTGTGCCATAATTGGAGTAGGCATTTCCATTTCCCTACAAAGTATCTTAGTATTTAGCTTATCCATTTTAACTGCTACCATATGTTGTGGATTTGGGTTTTCCTTAAGAAAGAAATTACGTTCTCAATCAAACTAA
- a CDS encoding inositol monophosphatase family protein: MSNNDWDFIANKAENIVREAAQLIKHSLQTELIVEYKSNPNDLVTEMDRKIEAFFCEQITNEFPKHYILGEEGTGKDLNTLDGTVWIIDPIDGTTNFVHQQRHFAISVGIYEDGVGKVGIIYDVMADELYLALENKGAYLNGVQLPMLKEAKVSEALIALNSGWILKDERLKDLVSKCRGTRAYGAAAIEMASVAANRIDGYISLNLSPWDFAAGAILIKEVGAVISTIDGKELDLLNNSSLCVAKNGLYQELQNDFLNKKG; the protein is encoded by the coding sequence ATGAGCAACAACGATTGGGATTTCATTGCGAATAAGGCAGAAAATATAGTTAGAGAAGCTGCTCAGTTAATTAAACATTCACTTCAAACAGAGCTCATCGTAGAATATAAATCCAACCCCAATGATTTAGTGACAGAGATGGACCGGAAAATTGAAGCCTTTTTCTGTGAACAAATTACAAATGAGTTTCCAAAGCACTATATCTTGGGTGAAGAAGGTACAGGTAAAGATTTAAATACACTTGATGGAACAGTATGGATAATAGATCCTATAGATGGAACTACAAACTTTGTTCATCAACAACGGCATTTTGCTATTTCTGTTGGAATTTATGAAGATGGAGTAGGGAAAGTAGGGATTATCTACGATGTTATGGCAGATGAACTGTATTTAGCACTCGAAAATAAAGGGGCCTACCTAAATGGTGTTCAATTGCCGATGCTTAAAGAGGCAAAAGTAAGTGAAGCCTTAATAGCGTTAAATTCAGGTTGGATTTTAAAAGATGAACGATTAAAGGATTTAGTAAGTAAATGTCGTGGAACTCGGGCTTACGGAGCTGCTGCAATTGAAATGGCTTCTGTAGCAGCTAATCGAATAGACGGTTATATTAGTTTAAACCTTTCGCCATGGGACTTTGCTGCTGGAGCTATATTAATTAAAGAAGTAGGTGCTGTGATTTCTACGATAGATGGCAAGGAACTAGATCTTTTAAACAATAGTTCTCTCTGTGTTGCTAAGAATGGTCTATATCAAGAATTACAAAATGATTTTTTAAATAAAAAGGGATGA
- a CDS encoding YktB family protein has translation MMFTGFKQEDFDTFSLEGLEERMGAIQGRIQPKFKEIGEVLSGDLSAVSGNEMYLHIAKHARRTVNPPKDTWLAICHDKRGYKKHPHFQVGLFDDHVFIWFALIYEAPNKTSIAQNFLNNLDEVYEVIPKDFVISLDHMKKDAFQVKELDKQEFENMLVRFRDVKKAEFLVGRHIASDDPILKSGDQFLQLARSTMETLMPLYKASF, from the coding sequence ATCATGTTTACTGGATTTAAACAAGAAGATTTTGATACCTTTTCACTTGAAGGCTTAGAAGAACGCATGGGAGCTATTCAAGGTAGAATCCAGCCTAAATTTAAGGAAATTGGTGAAGTTCTAAGTGGTGATTTGTCCGCAGTAAGTGGAAATGAAATGTATTTACATATTGCAAAACACGCACGTAGAACAGTAAACCCACCCAAGGATACTTGGCTAGCCATTTGTCATGATAAAAGAGGGTACAAAAAACACCCTCATTTTCAAGTTGGCTTATTCGATGACCACGTATTTATCTGGTTTGCCCTTATCTATGAAGCTCCAAATAAAACTAGCATAGCCCAAAACTTCTTAAATAATCTTGATGAAGTTTACGAAGTCATCCCAAAGGATTTTGTCATATCTTTAGATCATATGAAGAAAGATGCCTTTCAAGTAAAGGAATTGGATAAACAAGAATTTGAAAATATGCTGGTTCGTTTCCGTGATGTAAAAAAAGCAGAATTCTTAGTCGGCCGTCATATAGCCTCAGATGATCCAATTCTAAAGAGTGGTGATCAATTCCTTCAATTAGCGAGAAGCACTATGGAAACATTAATGCCGCTGTATAAAGCTTCTTTCTAA
- a CDS encoding UPF0223 family protein produces MDINIPISLDWTKEEVIDVVQFFQGIEEAYGKGIDKARMLDLYKRFKVIVPSKSEEKQLFREFDEQSNYICYNVVKEALNKESAKTKIKLGR; encoded by the coding sequence ATGGATATAAACATTCCAATATCTCTTGACTGGACAAAAGAAGAGGTAATTGATGTAGTTCAGTTTTTTCAAGGAATAGAAGAAGCTTACGGAAAAGGCATTGATAAAGCTCGGATGCTAGATTTGTACAAACGTTTCAAAGTAATCGTTCCAAGTAAAAGTGAAGAAAAACAGCTTTTTAGAGAATTTGATGAACAGTCCAATTACATTTGTTACAACGTAGTAAAAGAAGCCTTAAATAAAGAATCTGCTAAAACGAAAATAAAGCTCGGGCGCTAG
- a CDS encoding NAD(P)H-dependent flavin oxidoreductase produces the protein METRVTKLLKIKYPIIQGGLAYLAYSDLAAAVSNAGGLGQITAMSLKTPEDLKLEIRKVKEKTNKPFGVNFAIGQHGRPFEHLLEVALEEQVQVISMTGGNPAPIFDRLKGVDVKKLVLVAARRQAEKAEELGADAVMVVGQEGGGHLGRHDVSTLVLIPQVVDAVSIPVIASGGIGDGRGLMAALALGAEGVEMGTRFVATQECIHAHDLYKNMLVDLTESDTVVIKRSIGAPARALKNCWTEQILSLEKQGATFELLKPYISGEANKKYIYEGCPEEGFGWAGQVVGLIHDIPTVSELFERMLSQASTIQTKWNNFY, from the coding sequence TTGGAAACTAGAGTAACCAAATTGTTAAAAATAAAGTACCCAATTATTCAAGGTGGACTTGCATACTTAGCGTATTCTGACCTTGCTGCAGCTGTTAGTAATGCAGGGGGGCTAGGTCAAATAACAGCTATGTCATTAAAAACACCTGAGGACCTTAAATTAGAAATTCGAAAAGTAAAAGAAAAAACTAATAAGCCTTTTGGGGTCAATTTTGCGATTGGACAACACGGTAGACCATTTGAACATTTGCTAGAAGTAGCTTTGGAAGAACAGGTACAGGTAATATCAATGACCGGAGGAAATCCAGCTCCTATTTTTGACCGATTAAAAGGGGTAGATGTAAAGAAACTAGTCTTAGTGGCAGCGAGAAGACAAGCAGAGAAAGCAGAAGAACTTGGGGCAGATGCTGTCATGGTTGTTGGACAAGAAGGTGGGGGTCATCTTGGTAGACACGATGTTAGCACACTTGTTTTGATTCCTCAAGTGGTTGATGCAGTCTCAATCCCTGTGATAGCTTCAGGTGGGATTGGTGATGGTAGAGGTCTAATGGCTGCTCTAGCTTTAGGTGCAGAAGGTGTGGAAATGGGTACACGCTTTGTAGCGACGCAAGAATGCATTCATGCGCATGATTTGTATAAAAATATGTTAGTTGATTTAACAGAAAGTGATACGGTTGTTATAAAGCGTAGTATAGGTGCCCCAGCCCGCGCCTTAAAAAATTGTTGGACAGAGCAAATTCTGTCTTTGGAAAAGCAGGGAGCTACCTTTGAACTATTAAAACCGTATATTAGTGGAGAAGCAAATAAAAAATATATTTATGAAGGATGTCCTGAAGAAGGTTTCGGTTGGGCTGGACAAGTCGTTGGGTTAATTCATGATATCCCAACAGTCTCTGAGTTGTTTGAAAGAATGTTGAGCCAAGCAAGCACCATCCAAACCAAATGGAACAATTTTTATTAA
- a CDS encoding aminotransferase class I/II-fold pyridoxal phosphate-dependent enzyme yields the protein MSQQKTPLFTGLLEHAKKNPVQFHIPGHKKGTGMDPEFRSFIGDNALSIDLINIGPLDDLHHPHGMIKEAQQLAAEAFGADHTFFSVQGTSGAIMTMIMSVCGPGDKIIVPRNVHKSIMSAIIFSGATPIFIHPVIDPNLGISHGITIEAVEKALSSHPDAKGLLVINPTYFGISANLQRIVEIAHSYDIPVLVDEAHGVHIHFHDELPMSAMQAGADMAATSVHKLGGSMTQSSVLNVRGNLVSPKRVQSIISMLTTTSTSYLLLASLDVARKQLATKGYDLIDRTIKLANETRDHINEIEGIYCVGPEILGSKATYDFDPTKMIISVKDLGITGYEVEVWLRENYNIEVELSDLYNILCIVSIGDNIETTGLLIEALKKLSNKFMAKSERAKRNEILVHVPDIPTLALSPRDAFYAETEVIPFKESAGRIIAEFVMVYPPGIPIFIPGEIITEENITYIQENIDVGLPVQGPEDETFTSIRVIKERKAIS from the coding sequence ATGTCTCAACAAAAAACACCGTTATTCACTGGATTACTTGAACATGCAAAGAAAAATCCAGTACAATTTCATATCCCTGGTCATAAAAAAGGAACAGGAATGGACCCAGAGTTTCGTAGCTTTATAGGAGATAATGCTTTATCAATTGATTTAATCAATATTGGTCCTTTAGATGATCTTCATCATCCTCATGGGATGATAAAGGAGGCCCAACAGTTAGCGGCAGAAGCTTTCGGTGCTGATCATACGTTCTTTTCAGTTCAAGGTACTAGTGGCGCAATCATGACAATGATTATGAGCGTTTGTGGACCTGGCGACAAAATCATCGTTCCAAGAAATGTTCATAAATCAATTATGTCTGCAATTATTTTTTCTGGAGCAACACCTATTTTTATTCACCCAGTAATAGACCCTAACCTAGGAATTTCTCATGGCATAACGATAGAGGCAGTTGAAAAAGCTTTAAGTTCACATCCGGATGCAAAAGGATTACTAGTGATTAATCCTACGTATTTTGGTATTTCTGCTAACCTACAAAGAATTGTTGAAATTGCACACAGTTATGATATTCCAGTACTTGTAGATGAAGCTCATGGAGTTCATATTCATTTTCATGATGAACTACCAATGTCTGCGATGCAGGCAGGTGCAGACATGGCTGCCACAAGCGTACATAAACTGGGCGGTTCAATGACACAAAGCTCCGTATTGAATGTAAGAGGGAACTTGGTCTCACCCAAAAGAGTTCAGTCTATCATCAGTATGTTAACGACAACTTCAACTTCTTATTTACTTCTTGCCTCTCTTGACGTAGCAAGGAAACAGTTAGCTACGAAGGGTTATGATTTAATTGATCGAACAATTAAGTTAGCTAATGAGACAAGAGATCATATCAATGAAATTGAAGGTATTTACTGTGTCGGTCCTGAGATATTAGGATCAAAGGCAACCTATGATTTTGACCCAACTAAAATGATTATTTCTGTAAAAGACTTAGGCATTACCGGATATGAAGTTGAGGTCTGGTTACGAGAAAATTATAATATTGAAGTCGAGCTCTCTGACCTATACAACATCCTTTGTATTGTCTCTATTGGCGATAACATAGAAACTACCGGGCTTTTAATTGAGGCGTTAAAGAAACTCTCAAATAAGTTTATGGCCAAGTCAGAACGCGCAAAGCGAAATGAAATATTAGTGCATGTACCTGACATTCCAACTTTAGCTCTTTCTCCACGCGATGCTTTTTACGCGGAAACCGAGGTCATTCCATTTAAAGAATCAGCAGGGCGTATTATTGCTGAGTTCGTTATGGTGTACCCACCAGGTATTCCTATTTTTATACCTGGAGAAATCATTACTGAAGAAAATATTACGTACATTCAAGAAAATATCGATGTAGGCCTTCCTGTTCAAGGTCCTGAAGATGAAACATTTACATCTATTCGAGTAATTAAAGAAAGAAAAGCAATTAGTTAG
- a CDS encoding GapA-binding peptide SR1P, with protein sequence MGVIVCQNCGKVIEHFEAEKVSTLYGTCCENCKNKQSKK encoded by the coding sequence ATGGGTGTTATCGTTTGTCAAAATTGTGGGAAAGTAATTGAACATTTTGAAGCTGAGAAGGTTTCGACACTGTATGGAACTTGCTGCGAAAACTGTAAAAATAAACAATCTAAAAAATAA
- a CDS encoding DUF3055 domain-containing protein yields the protein MNLFERLYDEQEDVKVQFIGFTTENARYDFGIVYTNMFFGKPLVVCMQTGRSTLICAEEAENWEHVKKVFQIKCDNEAKDLAIFFTSKLPTMSFENQY from the coding sequence ATGAACTTATTTGAAAGACTTTATGATGAGCAAGAAGATGTAAAGGTACAATTTATTGGCTTTACTACTGAAAATGCCCGGTATGATTTTGGAATCGTTTATACAAATATGTTCTTTGGAAAGCCTCTAGTAGTCTGTATGCAAACCGGTCGTTCAACGTTAATATGTGCTGAAGAAGCGGAAAATTGGGAACATGTTAAGAAGGTTTTTCAAATTAAATGTGACAACGAAGCTAAGGACCTTGCTATATTTTTCACCAGCAAGTTACCAACAATGAGCTTTGAAAATCAATATTAA
- a CDS encoding M23 family metallopeptidase: MKWLLILLSSFLIMSACGARQHLEQQETKATKENYYGYQLEKKDELKRISLATIGEERVINVPDFVKSLNGEYQYDPIHRTLKIEIGEDIYKFIYGVPVIEKNGVYLPINNIELFVVEENIYLPLNFLRIVLGLDIRYGSEGDVFYEWDESALVTNSSYFNLIEEEEWTVNSMIDYLGFLTKPIEGAKVSTIPNHLPGAKRAYRNGYHEGIDWYAYASGQHISTTTPVYAMAEGVIVRADHDYQEYVSQENRNQDLHLTVKLGETPEYIFDRLRGRQVWVQYDKGVMNRFAHLDSIPEDIKVGDVVNSSTVIGYVGNSGTSGAVKKDGTQLHLHQDILIYGELFWKPFSLEEVKIILQSVFGE, encoded by the coding sequence ATGAAGTGGCTTCTAATACTCCTAAGCAGTTTCTTAATCATGTCTGCTTGTGGGGCACGACAACATTTAGAACAACAAGAAACAAAAGCTACAAAGGAAAATTATTATGGTTATCAGCTAGAAAAAAAAGATGAATTAAAAAGAATAAGTTTAGCTACGATTGGTGAAGAAAGAGTTATTAATGTGCCTGATTTTGTAAAATCTCTTAATGGTGAATATCAGTATGACCCCATTCACCGTACTTTAAAAATAGAGATTGGCGAGGACATCTATAAGTTCATTTATGGAGTACCTGTGATAGAAAAGAATGGAGTTTACTTACCTATAAATAATATTGAGTTATTTGTTGTTGAGGAGAATATCTACTTACCATTAAACTTCTTGAGAATAGTTTTGGGTCTTGATATTAGGTACGGTAGTGAAGGTGATGTTTTTTATGAGTGGGACGAGTCAGCTTTAGTAACTAATTCTTCCTATTTTAATTTAATTGAGGAGGAGGAATGGACTGTAAACTCAATGATAGACTATTTAGGATTTTTAACAAAACCAATCGAAGGAGCAAAGGTCAGTACAATTCCGAATCATCTTCCTGGGGCAAAGCGGGCATACCGAAATGGCTACCATGAAGGTATTGATTGGTACGCGTATGCTTCAGGACAACATATATCTACTACAACACCGGTATATGCTATGGCTGAAGGGGTTATTGTTCGAGCTGACCATGACTATCAGGAATATGTATCTCAAGAAAATAGAAATCAAGATTTACACTTAACAGTGAAGCTAGGAGAAACCCCTGAATATATTTTTGATCGTTTGCGCGGAAGGCAAGTTTGGGTTCAATATGATAAAGGCGTCATGAATCGTTTTGCTCATCTTGACTCGATTCCCGAAGATATTAAAGTGGGTGACGTTGTTAATAGTTCAACAGTAATTGGATATGTTGGTAATTCAGGTACAAGTGGTGCTGTTAAGAAAGATGGGACTCAGCTACACTTGCACCAAGATATTCTAATTTATGGAGAACTTTTTTGGAAGCCATTTTCGCTAGAAGAAGTAAAAATAATCCTACAATCTGTATTTGGTGAATAG
- a CDS encoding polysaccharide deacetylase family protein, producing the protein MKKLKNAYLLLSMVFILSACVTETNQNQEGEKTSEVVQPEIEIIIEEVTVDEIEVNETGANDVIEASARYILESDHTVKPLKESESDRVVLLTIDDAPNRYSVEMAKLLHEKNINAIFFVNGHFIQSEEGKAKLKNIHDLGFEIGNHTMTHPNLRKLSDEQQRQEIIELNDLIEDITGTRPRFFRAPFGVNTDTSKQVVKEESMQWMNWTYGYDFEKDYMEKDALAEIMVNTNLLRPGANLLMHDHLWTLEALPLIIRGLQEKGYDFVNPKEIK; encoded by the coding sequence ATGAAAAAGTTAAAAAATGCATATTTACTACTTTCTATGGTGTTCATACTATCTGCTTGCGTTACGGAAACTAACCAGAATCAAGAAGGTGAGAAAACAAGTGAAGTTGTTCAACCTGAGATAGAAATCATAATTGAAGAAGTGACAGTTGATGAAATCGAAGTAAATGAAACAGGAGCCAATGACGTTATTGAAGCTAGTGCCCGATATATATTAGAAAGTGACCACACTGTTAAACCCTTGAAAGAGTCCGAGAGTGACCGGGTGGTACTACTAACAATTGATGATGCGCCAAATCGTTATTCTGTAGAAATGGCAAAATTATTACATGAAAAGAATATTAATGCGATCTTTTTTGTTAATGGCCATTTCATTCAAAGTGAAGAAGGGAAAGCTAAATTAAAAAACATCCATGATTTAGGTTTTGAAATTGGAAATCATACAATGACCCATCCGAATTTAAGAAAGTTGTCAGATGAACAACAGCGCCAAGAAATTATTGAACTCAATGATCTAATTGAGGATATAACAGGCACAAGACCTCGTTTTTTTCGAGCCCCATTTGGTGTAAATACAGATACCTCAAAACAAGTGGTCAAAGAAGAGTCGATGCAATGGATGAACTGGACCTATGGGTATGATTTCGAAAAGGATTATATGGAAAAAGATGCTTTAGCAGAAATAATGGTTAATACAAACTTATTAAGACCAGGAGCAAACCTACTAATGCACGATCATTTATGGACACTAGAAGCTTTACCACTAATTATTAGAGGTTTACAGGAAAAGGGATATGATTTTGTTAACCCCAAGGAAATAAAGTAA
- a CDS encoding FUSC family protein, which yields MNPFKFVGRRIIKTGIAVFITALICSKLGLPVIFAVITAIVTTEPTAADSLKRGIIRLPAAAVGAGFALLFDLILGQGALTFALVSMLTILLCHHLKLDNGTLVATLTAVAMIPGANEGIITEFLFRLSGTSLGIIISTLVNFAVLPPRFGPLLVSKVNELFENTALHSEELISAISKSTSANVNSSFRKLHQDLEKAFQLCQYQEDEWQYRKRDELEDRSFQFLQRKLTKLQKLISHVGNLSYVNLNAGLSSAEKKLLMSSAQLITQYCTESTIKNDQQLSEYKEDIFHLLKKEIQSNSNYGQKETLFYELLGILDCLSQLQKATEEERVFSENNKNYPAYIFAEKVQYD from the coding sequence ATGAATCCATTTAAGTTTGTCGGTCGTAGAATTATCAAAACTGGTATTGCAGTTTTTATAACTGCATTAATTTGCTCGAAACTTGGTTTACCTGTAATTTTTGCTGTAATCACTGCCATTGTTACAACTGAACCTACCGCAGCAGACTCATTAAAAAGGGGCATTATCCGATTACCTGCTGCAGCAGTAGGTGCTGGGTTTGCTTTACTCTTTGATTTAATCCTTGGTCAAGGTGCACTAACCTTTGCTCTTGTTAGCATGCTCACTATTCTTTTATGTCACCATCTTAAACTAGATAACGGTACATTAGTTGCCACCCTTACTGCAGTTGCAATGATTCCTGGCGCCAACGAAGGAATTATTACAGAATTTCTGTTTAGACTTTCAGGTACTTCATTAGGAATTATTATTTCAACATTAGTAAACTTTGCTGTATTACCTCCAAGATTTGGACCGCTGCTCGTAAGTAAGGTAAATGAACTCTTTGAAAATACCGCCTTGCATTCAGAAGAATTGATTTCAGCTATCTCAAAGTCAACAAGCGCTAACGTCAATAGTAGTTTTAGAAAGCTACATCAAGATTTAGAGAAAGCTTTTCAATTGTGCCAATACCAAGAAGACGAATGGCAATATCGAAAGCGCGATGAACTTGAAGATAGATCCTTTCAATTTTTACAAAGAAAACTAACTAAATTGCAGAAATTAATCTCTCATGTTGGAAACCTGAGCTATGTTAACTTAAATGCTGGATTATCTTCCGCTGAAAAGAAACTACTTATGTCGTCAGCACAATTAATTACTCAATACTGTACAGAAAGTACAATTAAAAATGATCAACAACTGTCAGAATATAAGGAAGATATCTTTCATTTATTAAAAAAAGAAATTCAATCTAACTCAAATTACGGTCAAAAAGAAACCTTATTTTATGAACTACTTGGCATCCTTGACTGTTTATCCCAGTTACAAAAAGCAACTGAAGAAGAACGAGTGTTTTCAGAAAACAATAAGAATTACCCAGCATATATATTTGCAGAAAAAGTTCAATATGATTAA